From one Nocardioides sp. Kera G14 genomic stretch:
- a CDS encoding alpha/beta fold hydrolase — protein sequence MTDLTVNTRLLGLKDVKLHVEDHGGSGRPVVLIHGWPLSGDSWVGQLGALQGAGLRVITYDRRGFGRSDKPATGYSYDTLADDLAGLIEALGLHDASLVGFSMGGGEVARYVAKHGEDRLHSVVFAAAVPPMMMKTPGNPDGPLEMSEATKMTAQLTADQDAFYDDFTRKFFSPNADGNLLISEDQRQEALRLCHQAGKLPALEALQSFGITDFREDLGRITVPTLVVHGDADGVVPFEGSGRRTHGAVPHSELVLIAGGPHGLNVSHAAEFNRALITFLTRP from the coding sequence ATGACTGATCTCACTGTCAACACTCGCCTGCTCGGGCTCAAGGACGTGAAACTGCACGTCGAGGACCACGGCGGTTCCGGTCGACCCGTGGTCCTCATCCACGGATGGCCGCTCTCGGGTGACTCGTGGGTGGGTCAGCTCGGCGCCCTTCAGGGGGCCGGGCTCCGCGTGATCACCTACGACCGCAGGGGATTCGGTCGCAGCGACAAGCCCGCCACCGGCTACAGCTACGACACCCTCGCGGACGACCTCGCCGGGCTGATCGAGGCGCTCGGCCTGCACGACGCGTCGCTGGTCGGCTTCTCGATGGGTGGCGGCGAAGTCGCCCGGTACGTCGCCAAGCACGGCGAGGACCGGCTGCACAGTGTCGTCTTCGCTGCGGCCGTGCCGCCGATGATGATGAAGACCCCGGGCAACCCCGACGGCCCGCTCGAGATGTCCGAGGCCACGAAGATGACGGCCCAGCTGACCGCGGACCAGGATGCGTTCTACGACGACTTCACGCGCAAGTTCTTCTCGCCGAACGCCGACGGGAACCTGCTCATCAGCGAGGACCAGCGACAGGAGGCGCTCCGGCTGTGCCACCAGGCCGGCAAACTGCCGGCTCTCGAGGCGCTGCAGTCCTTCGGCATCACGGACTTCCGGGAGGACCTCGGCCGGATCACCGTGCCGACGCTGGTCGTCCATGGTGACGCGGACGGAGTCGTGCCGTTCGAGGGTTCTGGTCGGCGTACGCACGGGGCGGTGCCGCACAGCGAGCTCGTCCTCATCGCGGGCGGGCCGCACGGGCTCAATGTCTCGCACGCCGCCGAGTTCAACCGAGCCCTGATCACGTTCCTGACCCGGCCCTGA
- a CDS encoding TetR/AcrR family transcriptional regulator — protein MSEGNEQRPLRKDAVINRERLLAAARELFAVRGLDVTLNDIAHHAGVGVGTAYRRFANKEEVIDALFEEALQDIAAVANEALTEPDAWAGLVMFLERSLHMQFGDRGLNQIMNNAALGRDRVSDARDHIAPLIHQLVERAQEQGVVRPDLDQSDLIFVQLGLSAIMESSRAIAPGLYTRYLTLFLDGIRTDRSDFLPLPVRALSAEETHRAMTRERDVS, from the coding sequence ATGAGCGAAGGCAACGAGCAGCGGCCCCTGCGCAAGGACGCGGTCATCAACCGCGAACGCCTCCTCGCAGCCGCTCGAGAGCTCTTCGCCGTCCGCGGCCTGGACGTCACCCTCAACGACATCGCCCACCACGCCGGAGTCGGCGTTGGCACCGCCTACCGGCGCTTCGCCAACAAGGAAGAGGTCATCGACGCGCTCTTCGAAGAAGCGCTACAAGACATCGCTGCCGTGGCGAACGAGGCGCTCACCGAACCGGACGCATGGGCCGGCTTGGTCATGTTCCTCGAGCGGTCACTGCACATGCAGTTCGGAGACCGCGGCCTGAACCAGATCATGAACAACGCCGCGCTCGGCCGCGACCGCGTCAGCGACGCACGCGACCACATCGCGCCGCTCATTCACCAGCTGGTCGAGCGCGCCCAGGAGCAAGGTGTGGTCCGGCCCGACCTCGACCAGTCGGACTTGATCTTCGTCCAGCTCGGGCTCTCGGCGATCATGGAGAGCAGCCGAGCCATCGCACCAGGGCTCTACACCCGCTACCTGACGCTGTTCCTCGACGGCATCCGCACCGACCGGAGCGATTTCTTACCGCTACCGGTCCGGGCTCTCAGTGCTGAGGAAACACACCGCGCCATGACACGGGAGCGCGACGTCAGCTAG
- a CDS encoding zinc-dependent alcohol dehydrogenase family protein translates to MKTAIFNGPGNITVEERSKPAINEPTDAVVRVVLACVCGSDLWFYRGISDLPRGSVGHEFIGVVDEIGEAVAGLALGDFVISPFSWSDGTCKNCEDGFHTACVHGGFFGQGGEGDGGQAEFVRVPHADGTLVKVEGADFSEETMASMLALSDVMATGYHAAVSAGVTEGDTVAVVGDGAVGLSGVLSAKMLGAERIIVLGSKTESRHTLAREWGATEIINERGEAAVKALQDLTDGYGADAVLECVGTKESTQTAFAIAKAGAIVGRVGVPHDAAVDAEGTFYRNVGMRGGPAPARHYQPQLLKAVLAGDINPGKVFDLTTDLDHIAEAYAAMDERRAIKALVKVSELA, encoded by the coding sequence ATGAAGACAGCGATCTTCAACGGCCCGGGCAACATCACGGTCGAGGAGCGATCCAAGCCCGCCATCAACGAGCCCACCGACGCCGTCGTGCGCGTGGTGCTGGCCTGCGTCTGCGGATCGGACCTGTGGTTCTACCGCGGCATCTCCGACCTGCCCCGCGGCTCGGTCGGCCACGAGTTCATTGGCGTGGTCGACGAGATCGGTGAGGCCGTCGCCGGCCTCGCGCTCGGCGACTTCGTCATCTCCCCGTTCTCTTGGAGCGACGGCACCTGCAAGAACTGCGAGGACGGGTTCCACACCGCGTGCGTCCACGGCGGCTTCTTCGGCCAGGGCGGTGAGGGCGACGGCGGCCAGGCCGAGTTCGTCCGCGTCCCCCACGCCGACGGGACCCTGGTCAAGGTTGAGGGTGCGGACTTCTCCGAGGAGACCATGGCCTCGATGCTTGCGCTCTCCGACGTGATGGCCACCGGCTACCACGCCGCCGTCAGCGCCGGCGTCACGGAAGGCGACACTGTCGCCGTCGTCGGCGACGGCGCGGTCGGGCTCTCCGGCGTGCTGTCGGCCAAGATGCTCGGCGCCGAGCGGATCATTGTGCTCGGCAGCAAGACCGAGTCCAGGCACACCCTGGCCCGCGAGTGGGGCGCCACCGAGATCATCAACGAGCGCGGTGAGGCCGCCGTCAAGGCGTTGCAGGACCTCACCGACGGCTACGGCGCGGACGCAGTCCTGGAATGCGTCGGCACCAAGGAGTCGACCCAGACCGCGTTCGCCATCGCCAAGGCCGGCGCCATCGTGGGCCGCGTCGGCGTACCGCACGACGCCGCGGTCGACGCCGAGGGCACCTTCTACCGCAACGTCGGCATGCGCGGCGGCCCCGCACCGGCCCGCCACTACCAGCCGCAGTTGCTCAAGGCCGTCCTGGCCGGCGATATCAACCCCGGCAAGGTCTTCGACCTGACCACCGACCTCGACCACATCGCCGAGGCCTACGCCGCCATGGACGAGCGGCGCGCGATCAAGGCCTTGGTCAAGGTCAGTGAATTGGCATGA
- a CDS encoding carboxymuconolactone decarboxylase family protein, producing MSDNNDDNNEKAGWTGGQNAFGDFAPGMVHYTDKVLFDEVWERDGLSKRDRSLITISALTALGKMDQLQFHLAFARRNGVTDDELKEALLQLAFYAGWPNGMGATTVLKNIIENEESA from the coding sequence ATGAGCGACAACAACGACGACAACAACGAGAAGGCCGGTTGGACCGGCGGACAGAACGCCTTCGGAGACTTCGCACCTGGGATGGTGCACTACACCGACAAGGTCCTCTTCGATGAGGTGTGGGAGCGCGACGGGCTCTCCAAGCGCGACCGCAGCCTCATCACCATCTCCGCGCTCACAGCGCTCGGGAAGATGGACCAGCTGCAGTTCCACCTCGCCTTCGCCCGCCGCAACGGCGTCACCGACGACGAACTGAAGGAGGCGCTTCTGCAGCTCGCCTTCTACGCCGGCTGGCCCAACGGCATGGGCGCTACCACCGTCCTGAAGAACATCATCGAGAACGAGGAGTCAGCATGA
- a CDS encoding cupin domain-containing protein produces MSHDDFDQIFPLGKKNDAYAQYFTGQSYNALLAPGSVPVANITFEPSCRNNWHIHHGTAGGGDQILMCTAGSGWYQAEGEDPVSMEPGTVVRVPAGTKHWHGAKADSWFSHLAFITPGEGVSNEWLEPVIDEEYAQLPKSAHNPVAGD; encoded by the coding sequence ATGAGCCACGACGACTTCGACCAGATCTTCCCGCTCGGGAAGAAGAACGACGCCTACGCGCAGTACTTCACCGGCCAGAGCTACAACGCCCTGCTCGCGCCCGGGAGCGTTCCGGTCGCCAACATCACCTTCGAGCCCTCCTGCCGCAACAACTGGCACATCCATCACGGCACCGCCGGTGGCGGGGACCAGATCCTGATGTGCACCGCCGGCTCCGGCTGGTACCAGGCCGAAGGCGAGGATCCGGTCAGCATGGAGCCAGGCACCGTGGTCCGGGTCCCGGCCGGCACCAAGCACTGGCACGGCGCCAAGGCGGACTCGTGGTTCTCCCACCTCGCCTTCATCACCCCCGGCGAGGGCGTGAGCAACGAATGGCTCGAGCCGGTCATCGACGAGGAGTACGCCCAGCTGCCGAAGAGCGCACACAATCCCGTGGCCGGCGACTGA
- a CDS encoding protein adenylyltransferase SelO, whose translation MTTGSVTTVFQHRFADELGELAVPWQAAEAPNPRLLLLNDELAVELGLDPEELNTPDGLRLLTGTRMPPGATPVAQAYAGHQFGGYSPRLGDGRALLIGELTDREGRLRDLHLKGSGRTPFSRGGDGLAAVGPMLREYVMGEAMHALGVPTTRALAVVATGRPVRRETVLPGAVLARVASSHLRVGTFQYAAATGDLGLLRRLADFAIERHHPTAALAEHPYRALFESVVVAQAELVARWMLLGFVHGVMNTDNMTISGETIDYGPCAFMEAFDPATVFSSIDTGGRYSYGNQPVAAEWNLARFAESLLPLLADDQDAAVALAVESLGRFAPTYSAAWSTGLRAKLGLSRAAGAVDEVDELAEQFVQFLRADRVDWTSGFRALGSAARGSAEPLRGLFLDLAGIDDWLARWLALAPDDSLLDRSNPLYIPRNHLVEDALDAATAGDLALVRQLVEVVRHPWTERPGLELYAAPAPEDFGRYTTYCGT comes from the coding sequence GTGACCACGGGCTCCGTTACGACCGTCTTTCAGCACCGGTTCGCCGACGAGCTGGGCGAACTGGCGGTGCCTTGGCAGGCTGCCGAGGCCCCGAACCCCCGTCTGTTGCTGCTCAACGACGAGCTGGCCGTCGAGCTCGGGCTCGACCCGGAGGAGCTGAACACTCCCGATGGTCTGCGTCTGCTCACGGGCACTCGGATGCCTCCCGGGGCGACACCGGTGGCGCAGGCGTACGCCGGCCACCAGTTCGGTGGCTACTCGCCCCGGCTCGGCGACGGCCGAGCGCTCCTGATCGGCGAGCTCACAGACCGCGAGGGTCGGCTCCGCGACCTGCACCTCAAGGGCTCCGGACGCACGCCGTTCTCCCGCGGCGGCGACGGTCTGGCCGCGGTCGGCCCGATGCTGCGCGAGTACGTCATGGGTGAGGCCATGCACGCCCTCGGCGTACCGACCACCCGTGCGCTCGCGGTGGTCGCCACCGGCCGGCCCGTACGACGCGAGACCGTCCTCCCCGGTGCAGTGCTCGCACGGGTGGCGAGCAGCCACCTGCGTGTCGGCACCTTCCAGTACGCCGCCGCCACCGGCGACCTGGGCCTGCTGCGCAGGCTGGCCGACTTTGCCATCGAGCGTCACCACCCCACAGCAGCCTTGGCCGAGCACCCCTACCGTGCCCTCTTCGAGAGCGTCGTTGTCGCCCAGGCTGAGCTCGTCGCCCGCTGGATGCTCCTCGGGTTCGTCCACGGCGTCATGAACACCGACAACATGACGATCTCCGGCGAGACCATCGACTACGGGCCGTGCGCCTTCATGGAAGCATTCGACCCCGCCACGGTTTTCAGCTCCATCGACACCGGTGGGCGCTACTCCTACGGCAACCAACCCGTCGCTGCTGAGTGGAACCTCGCGCGCTTCGCCGAGAGCCTCCTCCCGCTGCTGGCCGACGACCAGGACGCCGCCGTTGCGCTGGCCGTGGAGTCGCTGGGCCGCTTCGCGCCGACCTACTCCGCGGCCTGGTCGACCGGGCTCCGGGCCAAGCTCGGGCTGTCCAGAGCCGCCGGCGCAGTGGACGAGGTCGACGAGCTGGCGGAGCAGTTCGTCCAGTTCCTACGCGCCGACCGCGTCGACTGGACCAGCGGATTCCGGGCCCTTGGCTCGGCCGCTCGGGGCTCCGCCGAGCCGCTGCGGGGGCTCTTCCTCGACCTGGCCGGCATCGATGACTGGCTCGCCCGCTGGCTGGCGCTGGCTCCTGACGACAGCCTCCTGGACCGCTCGAACCCGCTCTACATTCCGCGCAACCACCTCGTGGAGGACGCTTTGGACGCTGCCACCGCTGGCGACCTCGCCCTGGTGCGACAGCTGGTCGAGGTGGTGCGGCACCCCTGGACCGAGCGGCCCGGCCTCGAGCTGTACGCCGCGCCGGCTCCCGAAGACTTCGGCCGCTACACCACCTACTGCGGTACCTGA
- a CDS encoding acyl-CoA thioesterase has protein sequence MTDEDPIGELLADFPVTVQIPVAWGDMDAMGHVNNAVYFRYFETARIKCLAELGLGSIEQSDGVGPILHSASCRFRIPLTHPDTVTVGAQIGEVGHDRFVMRYRAVSHHHGAVAADGESLIVTFDYSTGGKARVSDALAARLVDLRRA, from the coding sequence GTGACTGACGAAGATCCGATCGGCGAACTGCTCGCAGACTTTCCGGTGACGGTGCAGATCCCCGTTGCGTGGGGCGACATGGACGCCATGGGACACGTGAATAACGCCGTCTACTTCCGCTACTTCGAGACGGCTCGGATCAAGTGCTTAGCAGAGCTGGGCCTGGGCTCGATCGAGCAGTCGGACGGCGTCGGACCGATTCTGCACTCGGCAAGCTGCCGGTTCCGGATCCCGCTGACTCATCCCGACACAGTGACCGTAGGCGCGCAGATCGGGGAGGTGGGCCACGACCGGTTCGTCATGCGGTACCGGGCTGTGAGCCACCACCATGGCGCGGTCGCTGCAGATGGCGAATCGCTGATCGTTACCTTCGACTACTCCACAGGCGGCAAGGCTCGGGTCTCGGATGCTCTGGCAGCGCGTCTCGTGGACTTGCGCCGAGCCTAA
- the ilvD gene encoding dihydroxy-acid dehydratase, with the protein MTSEHDEIDIKPRSRQVTDGIEATASRGMLRAVGLGDEDFAKPQIGVASSWNEITPCNLSLDRLAKAVKNGVHAGGGYPLEFGTISVSDGISMGHEGMHFSLVSREIIADSVEAVMMAERLDGSVLLAGCDKSLPGMLMAAARLDLAGVFLYAGTIMPGQVDGKDVTLIDAFEGVGACLAGKISREQLDKIERNICPGEGACGGMYTANTMASVAEALGMSLPGSAAPPAVDRRRDGFAHRSGEAVVELLRRGITARQIMTKEAFENAITVVMALGGSTNAVLHLLAIAREADVDLTLEDFSRIGAKVPHLADLKPFGRYVMYDVDKIGGIPVVMKALLDAGLLHGECLTVTGKTMAENLADLAPAPLDDDVIRSMERPIHRTGGITILHGSLAPEGAVVKSAGFDETVFRGTARVFDRERAALDALTEGRIQPGDVVVIRYEGPKGGPGMREMLAITGAIKGAGLGKDVLLITDGRFSGGTTGLCVGHIAPEAADGGPIAFVRDGDPITLDVLNGSLEVEVEPDELERRREGWTPVPPHFTTGVLGKYAKLVQSAAHGAVTS; encoded by the coding sequence ATGACGAGCGAGCACGACGAGATCGACATCAAGCCGCGGTCCCGGCAGGTCACGGACGGCATCGAGGCGACCGCGTCGCGCGGCATGCTGCGTGCCGTCGGCCTCGGCGACGAGGACTTCGCCAAGCCCCAGATCGGTGTGGCCAGCAGCTGGAACGAGATCACGCCGTGCAACCTCTCGCTCGACCGGCTCGCCAAGGCGGTGAAGAACGGCGTCCACGCCGGCGGCGGCTATCCGCTGGAGTTCGGGACGATCTCCGTCTCCGACGGCATCTCGATGGGCCACGAGGGCATGCACTTCTCGCTCGTCTCGCGCGAGATCATCGCCGACTCCGTCGAGGCCGTGATGATGGCCGAGCGACTCGACGGATCCGTGCTGCTGGCCGGCTGCGACAAGTCGCTGCCCGGCATGCTGATGGCCGCCGCGCGCCTCGATCTCGCCGGTGTCTTCCTGTACGCCGGCACGATCATGCCCGGACAGGTCGACGGCAAGGACGTCACGCTCATCGATGCCTTCGAGGGCGTGGGCGCCTGCCTGGCGGGGAAGATCTCGCGTGAGCAGCTCGACAAGATCGAGCGCAACATCTGTCCGGGCGAGGGCGCCTGCGGTGGCATGTACACCGCCAACACGATGGCCTCCGTCGCCGAGGCACTCGGCATGTCCCTGCCCGGTTCAGCGGCCCCGCCGGCGGTCGACCGGCGCCGCGACGGTTTTGCTCACCGTTCGGGGGAGGCCGTGGTCGAGCTCCTGCGCCGGGGGATCACCGCCCGCCAGATCATGACCAAGGAGGCGTTCGAGAACGCCATCACCGTCGTGATGGCGCTGGGCGGCTCCACCAACGCTGTCCTCCACCTGCTCGCCATCGCACGGGAGGCCGACGTCGACCTCACGCTCGAGGACTTCAGCCGGATCGGCGCCAAGGTCCCACACCTGGCCGACCTCAAGCCCTTCGGCCGCTACGTGATGTACGACGTCGACAAGATCGGCGGTATCCCGGTGGTCATGAAGGCGCTTCTCGACGCCGGCCTGCTGCACGGCGAGTGCCTCACCGTCACTGGCAAGACCATGGCGGAGAACCTTGCCGACCTGGCCCCGGCCCCGCTCGACGACGACGTCATCCGCTCCATGGAGCGCCCGATCCACCGCACCGGCGGCATCACGATCCTGCACGGCTCGCTGGCGCCCGAGGGGGCAGTGGTCAAGAGCGCCGGCTTCGACGAGACCGTCTTCCGTGGCACGGCCCGGGTCTTCGACCGCGAGCGCGCCGCGCTCGACGCCCTGACCGAGGGCCGGATCCAGCCCGGAGACGTCGTCGTGATCCGCTACGAGGGTCCCAAGGGTGGCCCCGGCATGCGGGAGATGCTCGCCATCACGGGTGCGATCAAGGGGGCCGGCCTCGGCAAGGACGTCCTGCTGATCACGGACGGCCGGTTCTCAGGCGGCACGACGGGCCTCTGTGTCGGTCACATCGCGCCCGAGGCGGCCGACGGTGGGCCCATCGCGTTCGTCCGTGACGGCGATCCGATCACGCTCGACGTACTCAACGGGTCGCTCGAGGTCGAGGTGGAGCCCGACGAGCTCGAGCGACGTCGCGAGGGCTGGACGCCGGTGCCGCCGCACTTCACCACCGGGGTCCTCGGCAAGTACGCCAAGCTCGTCCAGTCGGCCGCGCACGGCGCCGTCACGAGTTGA
- the ligD gene encoding non-homologous end-joining DNA ligase, with amino-acid sequence MLATAGTLEGLGAQEHWAFEMKWDGVRALVHLDDGAVRLVSRNGNDMSTAYPELTDLADAVVGRTPGPTVLDGEIVSFDADGRPSFARLQKRMHVGNAGAAARLAASEPVVLLLFDVLVLGGESLLAEPYTERRLRLEGLDLAGPAWQTPAAFVGSGDEALATSQQHRLEGVVAKRLSSNYQPGRRSADWIKIKNIRTQEVIVGGWTLGQGARGGKIGALLLGLPDGPRLRYVGKVGTGFTASMLQHLASDLAPLEAVDSPFVEVPRADARGAHWVTPTLVGEVTFTEWTRDGRLRHPSWRGLRPDKRPDQVAPES; translated from the coding sequence ATGCTGGCCACCGCCGGCACGCTCGAGGGTCTGGGGGCTCAGGAGCACTGGGCCTTCGAGATGAAGTGGGACGGCGTACGCGCCCTCGTCCACCTCGACGACGGTGCGGTGCGGCTGGTCTCGCGCAACGGCAACGACATGAGCACCGCGTATCCGGAGCTCACCGACCTCGCGGACGCGGTGGTAGGCCGTACGCCGGGCCCGACCGTCCTGGACGGGGAGATCGTCAGCTTCGACGCCGACGGTCGGCCAAGCTTCGCGCGCCTGCAGAAGCGGATGCACGTGGGCAACGCCGGGGCCGCGGCGAGGCTGGCGGCGAGCGAGCCGGTGGTGTTGCTGCTCTTCGACGTCCTCGTCCTCGGCGGGGAGTCGCTGCTGGCTGAGCCCTACACCGAGCGCCGGCTGCGGCTCGAGGGACTCGACCTCGCGGGACCGGCATGGCAGACCCCGGCCGCCTTCGTCGGCAGCGGCGACGAAGCCCTCGCGACCAGCCAGCAGCACCGGCTCGAAGGCGTGGTCGCCAAGCGCCTGTCCTCCAACTACCAGCCCGGACGCCGCTCGGCCGACTGGATCAAGATCAAGAACATCCGTACGCAGGAGGTCATCGTCGGTGGCTGGACCCTCGGCCAGGGAGCCCGCGGCGGCAAGATCGGCGCCCTGCTCCTTGGCCTCCCCGACGGTCCGCGCCTGAGGTACGTCGGCAAGGTGGGCACGGGGTTCACCGCCTCGATGCTGCAGCACCTGGCCAGTGACCTCGCGCCGCTGGAAGCCGTGGACTCACCGTTCGTGGAGGTGCCTCGGGCCGATGCCCGGGGCGCGCACTGGGTCACACCGACGCTGGTCGGAGAGGTGACCTTCACCGAGTGGACCCGCGACGGTCGACTGCGCCATCCGTCCTGGCGAGGACTGCGGCCCGACAAGCGACCCGACCAGGTGGCGCCAGAATCCTGA
- a CDS encoding ERCC4 domain-containing protein translates to MGPVLVDHRERSSAIPEALVAAGLDVQLTDLPVGDYVLGHGLAVERKGPADLGASIRDGRIFDQAVRLQSAFPQAVLMIEGEPSGIPEDAWRGAVCRLVEDGFTVLHSLDAEDSAAWIVRLAKRARRAAPTTRIDGPRRAPRHPSGQAEVMLSIVPGISTTMARSVLAAYGSVAAVAAAAPQGLLGHPGIGRVLAGRIAVALAGEYVAPVDREAEPERPGRGVRAPRRWILAEPERDAETQSFDRRAIALRALRSAGDGAQLIDGLTGEVVQANSSPRFHAD, encoded by the coding sequence ATGGGTCCGGTGCTGGTCGACCACCGCGAGCGGAGCAGCGCGATCCCGGAGGCTCTCGTCGCCGCTGGTCTCGACGTACAGCTGACGGATCTTCCGGTGGGCGACTACGTGCTCGGGCACGGTCTGGCGGTCGAGCGGAAGGGCCCTGCCGATCTCGGTGCGTCGATCCGTGACGGTCGCATCTTCGACCAGGCGGTGCGTCTGCAGTCGGCGTTCCCGCAAGCGGTGCTGATGATCGAGGGCGAACCGTCGGGGATCCCCGAGGACGCGTGGCGCGGCGCCGTGTGTCGGTTGGTGGAGGACGGCTTCACCGTCCTGCACAGCCTGGACGCCGAGGATAGCGCGGCGTGGATCGTCCGACTCGCCAAGCGGGCTCGGCGAGCGGCGCCGACCACGCGGATCGACGGCCCTCGCCGGGCTCCGCGTCATCCGTCAGGACAGGCCGAGGTCATGCTCTCCATCGTGCCGGGCATCAGCACGACCATGGCTCGCAGCGTGCTCGCCGCCTACGGCAGCGTTGCGGCGGTCGCCGCGGCCGCGCCCCAGGGGCTGCTGGGCCATCCCGGTATCGGCCGGGTGCTCGCGGGTCGAATCGCCGTGGCGCTGGCCGGCGAGTACGTCGCCCCGGTCGACCGTGAGGCCGAACCCGAACGGCCGGGCAGGGGAGTGCGGGCGCCGCGGCGCTGGATCCTCGCCGAGCCGGAGCGCGACGCCGAGACCCAGTCGTTCGACCGGCGGGCGATCGCGCTCCGTGCCCTGCGTTCGGCCGGCGACGGCGCCCAGCTGATCGACGGTCTCACCGGCGAGGTGGTCCAGGCGAACTCCAGCCCACGTTTCCACGCCGACTGA
- a CDS encoding sigma-70 family RNA polymerase sigma factor: MATDDQLTEEFEAERPRLVRIAARILGDPDAAQDVVQQAWLRLHGTTEPVDNLGGWLTTVTSRLCLDRLRARAPEPLEASHLDEPDVDAADPADEAVLADTVGIALQVVLDRLTPAERVAFVLHDTFGVDFPVIAAMLETSHAAARKLASRARAKVSLAAPEDALADWQVVDAFMAAARDGDFARLLELLAPDVLVSADAAAVTMGTPARMQGADEVAAFFNGGASTAFPVFVETRPGAAWIHRGEVKVAFDFTVEDGRVRRLEFRADPAALAAVRRRAGAAERTQER, translated from the coding sequence ATGGCGACAGATGACCAGCTGACCGAGGAGTTCGAGGCCGAACGACCGCGTCTCGTACGCATCGCTGCGCGCATCCTCGGGGATCCTGATGCCGCCCAGGACGTGGTCCAGCAGGCGTGGCTCCGGCTGCACGGCACGACCGAGCCGGTCGACAACCTCGGTGGGTGGCTGACGACGGTCACCTCGCGCCTATGCCTCGACCGCCTCCGGGCGCGGGCGCCGGAGCCCCTCGAGGCCAGCCACCTGGACGAGCCCGACGTCGACGCCGCGGATCCGGCCGACGAGGCGGTGCTCGCCGACACCGTCGGGATCGCTCTGCAGGTCGTGCTCGACCGGCTCACGCCGGCGGAGCGGGTCGCCTTCGTCCTGCACGACACCTTCGGCGTGGACTTCCCGGTGATCGCCGCCATGTTGGAGACGTCGCACGCCGCCGCACGCAAACTCGCCTCCCGGGCCCGGGCGAAGGTCAGCCTCGCCGCTCCGGAGGATGCGCTCGCCGACTGGCAGGTCGTCGACGCCTTCATGGCGGCGGCCCGCGACGGTGACTTCGCGCGGCTGCTGGAGTTGCTCGCTCCCGATGTCCTCGTGAGCGCCGACGCGGCCGCGGTCACGATGGGCACACCTGCCCGGATGCAGGGCGCCGACGAGGTCGCCGCGTTCTTCAACGGCGGCGCCTCCACCGCCTTCCCCGTCTTCGTCGAGACGCGGCCCGGGGCCGCGTGGATCCACCGCGGCGAGGTGAAGGTCGCCTTCGACTTCACGGTCGAGGACGGGCGCGTACGTCGCCTCGAGTTCCGTGCCGACCCCGCGGCCCTGGCGGCCGTACGCCGACGGGCCGGTGCCGCGGAGCGGACTCAGGAGCGCTGA
- a CDS encoding MBL fold metallo-hydrolase, giving the protein MAARVDHAVTSGTFSLDGETFDVDNNVWVVGDDEECLVIDAPHSADAILELVGDRRLTAIVCTHAHDDHVRVAPELRERTGAPILLHPAERPLWQLTHDDLVWDADLANGQILTVAGIGLQVLHTPGHAPGAVCLYSPDLGCVFTGDTLFQGGPGATGRSFSDRPTLEESIRSKLFALPPDTVVHTGHGDDTTLAEEQARTWS; this is encoded by the coding sequence ATGGCCGCCCGCGTCGACCACGCCGTCACCTCGGGGACCTTCTCGCTCGACGGCGAGACCTTCGACGTCGACAACAACGTCTGGGTGGTGGGCGATGACGAGGAGTGCCTCGTCATCGACGCGCCGCACTCGGCCGACGCGATCCTCGAGCTCGTCGGCGACCGGCGGCTCACCGCCATCGTGTGCACCCACGCCCACGACGATCACGTCCGGGTCGCCCCGGAACTGCGCGAGCGCACCGGCGCACCGATCCTGCTCCACCCGGCCGAGCGGCCCCTCTGGCAGCTCACGCATGACGACCTGGTCTGGGACGCCGACCTCGCGAACGGCCAGATCCTGACGGTTGCAGGGATCGGGCTGCAGGTGCTCCACACGCCCGGCCATGCTCCCGGCGCGGTCTGCCTCTACTCCCCCGACCTCGGCTGCGTCTTCACCGGCGACACCCTCTTCCAGGGCGGCCCGGGCGCCACGGGCCGCTCGTTCTCCGATCGGCCCACCCTCGAGGAGTCGATCCGCTCCAAGCTCTTCGCCCTGCCGCCCGACACGGTCGTCCACACCGGCCATGGAGACGACACGACGCTCGCGGAGGAGCAGGCGCGCACCTGGAGTTGA